The sequence below is a genomic window from Sulfuracidifex metallicus DSM 6482 = JCM 9184.
TGCATATGGCGACTTCTATGTCGCACCAAGGGCGGAATAGGATAGTAAAGGAGCTCTTCAAGGAGTACTATTTGACTCCTGGAAGGTTAGAGCTACCCTTTGATATGGAATTAAGGGAGTTTGCGCTGCAGCCAATCGACTTTGACGGTTATATAAGGCATTTATCGTTCAGGAATGAAGGTGAATTGTTGAACTTCCTTCGGGAAAAAGTACCACTCCATTTATTTTACTCTTCGGCAAAGTACCAATTGCCAGACGCAAAGGATGTTGAAAGGAAGGGATGGATGGGAGCAGACTTACTTTTTGACATAGATGCGGACCACCTTTGTGAAACCAGAGAAATTAAGTTCTGTCCATCTTGCGGTTCGATTTCCTCAGGTGAGAAATGTGAGAAGGACGGTACTGAACTATCTTCCTATGTGGAGATGGGTGAAGAATGTTTGAAGGAGGGGGCAAGACAAGCGTATCTGCTTGAGGATATTCTTAAGCACGACTTTGGGATGGAACCAAAGGTATACTTCTCTGGGAATAGAGGATTTCATGTGCAAGTGGAATGCATGGGCGAATGTGCATTGCTCACCTCAGACGAAAGGAAGGAAATCGTGGATTATGTAAGCGGAGATGACGTACCAGATTATAATGGTTCTCCAAGCGATCCAGGTTGGGTCGGAAGGAAAGCTAGGGGAGAGAAGGGGGTGATAGTCGACAGACAAGTAACAATAGATGTGAAGAGGCTGATTAGGATTCCAAATTCCCTTCATGGTAAGTCTGGTCTCTTGGTTAAAA
It includes:
- the priS gene encoding DNA primase small subunit PriS, with product MATSMSHQGRNRIVKELFKEYYLTPGRLELPFDMELREFALQPIDFDGYIRHLSFRNEGELLNFLREKVPLHLFYSSAKYQLPDAKDVERKGWMGADLLFDIDADHLCETREIKFCPSCGSISSGEKCEKDGTELSSYVEMGEECLKEGARQAYLLEDILKHDFGMEPKVYFSGNRGFHVQVECMGECALLTSDERKEIVDYVSGDDVPDYNGSPSDPGWVGRKARGEKGVIVDRQVTIDVKRLIRIPNSLHGKSGLLVKRVEDVKSFVPRLDELSPFKGVVSFKPYVSINTSLYGQEISLEFGKMNIIPVSLGVLLHLKDLGEILAYVG